The Actinopolyspora erythraea genome has a segment encoding these proteins:
- a CDS encoding aspartate aminotransferase family protein has protein sequence MDDQASIELMLRRQHVMPTWTSLYHPAAPLEIVSGNGRHLYDRLGREYLDFYSGIAANSLGYDVPEVRDRVLERIRTGIVHTSTFYLDRSRVELAERIARLSGIPDSVVFFTCSGSEAVETALLLATEYRRSRQVIALRHSYHGRSFGALSTTGDNRWHGLGASPLNVTHVRAGQPEEGVVSDLDHASYLRLCSEELEELVDEVLPQPVAAMLAEPVQGIAGAVPLEPRQLASYAEILDGRGIPLIVDEVQTGWGRTGRFWGYEWDEVCPDMLVFAKGVANGFALGGVVGRREIMSCLPMPSISTFGGNQLAVSAGIATLEVIERRNLADRAYRAGELLRNRLERGAGLSCVDRLRGRGLLLGLTCVLPGTTVPSSEFATAVQDACRENGLLIGLGGLRGNCLRIMPPLTVSDEELRQGADILVDALDSVQASWRRE, from the coding sequence ATGGACGATCAGGCGTCCATCGAGTTGATGCTGCGGCGTCAACACGTAATGCCGACATGGACTTCCCTGTACCATCCTGCCGCGCCACTGGAAATCGTATCGGGAAACGGGCGCCACCTGTACGACCGGCTCGGGCGGGAGTATCTCGACTTCTATTCCGGCATCGCCGCTAATTCGCTCGGCTATGACGTTCCGGAGGTTCGGGATCGGGTTCTCGAGCGGATCCGGACCGGAATCGTGCACACATCGACGTTCTACCTGGACCGTTCTCGTGTCGAGCTGGCTGAACGTATCGCACGGCTTTCCGGGATTCCCGATTCGGTCGTTTTCTTCACGTGTTCTGGAAGTGAGGCGGTGGAGACCGCGTTGCTCCTCGCCACCGAGTACCGACGTAGTCGACAAGTCATCGCTTTGCGCCACAGTTACCATGGTCGCTCGTTCGGTGCGCTTTCGACGACGGGGGACAACCGATGGCACGGCCTGGGAGCCTCACCATTGAACGTCACTCATGTCCGGGCCGGGCAGCCGGAAGAGGGGGTCGTGTCGGACCTGGATCACGCCTCGTATCTGCGGTTGTGTTCCGAGGAGCTGGAGGAACTCGTCGACGAGGTGTTGCCGCAGCCAGTCGCGGCGATGCTGGCCGAACCGGTGCAGGGGATCGCCGGGGCGGTGCCGTTGGAACCCCGGCAGTTGGCGAGTTACGCCGAGATCCTCGATGGCCGGGGTATTCCCCTGATCGTCGATGAAGTTCAGACGGGTTGGGGACGCACCGGTCGCTTCTGGGGTTATGAGTGGGACGAGGTATGTCCCGACATGCTGGTCTTCGCCAAGGGCGTGGCCAACGGTTTCGCCCTGGGTGGGGTGGTCGGGCGGCGTGAAATCATGTCGTGCCTTCCCATGCCCTCGATATCGACCTTTGGGGGCAATCAGCTGGCCGTCAGCGCGGGAATCGCCACGCTGGAGGTGATCGAGCGTCGGAATCTGGCCGACAGGGCATATCGAGCGGGAGAGCTGCTGCGGAATCGGTTGGAGCGAGGAGCCGGGCTCTCGTGCGTGGATCGACTGCGGGGGCGGGGGCTGCTGTTGGGGTTGACATGCGTCTTGCCCGGAACGACCGTGCCCAGCTCAGAGTTCGCAACGGCCGTGCAGGACGCGTGCCGCGAGAACGGGCTTTTGATCGGGCTCGGGGGACTCAGGGGAAATTGTCTGCGGATCATGCCGCCGTTGACGGTCAGCGATGAAGAGCTGCGGCAGGGTGCGGACATCCTCGTCGACGCACTCGACAGCGTGCAAGCCTCTTGGAGGCGAGAGTAG